CATCTGCATCTGTTGAGATCCACATGCCAACTGTTATCCACCTGGTTATTTCATCATAAAAGATCTATTAGTAGTTTTCAGTGTTATTGAACATGGTTGTCCCAAGTATCTGGAATCATCTACAGACACAATGTTACACATCTTGTTACTTTGAACAGAAAAATATGTCCTTTTGTAGGCAAAGTAGTGCATGAATAATGTCGCTGCATAACTGTTATTCATCTTCCAGTGGGTTCATAGGAGCCTTGTTTTGGCCTATTGCTATTTTAGGGTTACGCATGTATTTCTCTGCATAAACTAGCATGCCACCTACATCTTTGTTAATCATTGCCCCTTGCTTCAGGAACGGTTGAATCGGTCATTGATGGTCTGTCAAGACAAGTTTGAAGCAGCCAAGCTCCAGAAGTTGAAAACAGATGCAACTCAGGAACTGGAATCCTGTGTCAACAGATCTATCGATGACAGCATCAGGGTCCTCCCCCATGTGGTGGAGCAGATCAAGTCCACCCTCCAAATCAATTAGAGGCATTATTGCGTTTAGCATATGATCCAGATATAGTTGAGAATGTTTCATATTCAAATTTGCGGCCTAAGCCCACATTTTTCAGTGGAAAAATACTTAGCTAGAACTATAAAGAGCTCTTACCAGTATCGATAGAACGTGATCACTGTATCGTATTGCCAACATCGTCGACATTTTGAATTCTGCTGAGCTTACAGCTTAGGCATCGAAATAGTACAAGGCTGGATGAACTTGTTTCTGTGTACTTTTTGTTGCAATTTTTTTATGTTGCTTCTGTTGCAATGCAATTTAACTTTTGCTGTAGAGTATAAACTGTGCGGGAAACATTTGGTGAGACAAATGGGAAATCATTCAAACGTGAGAATTTCACAAGATCTTTGCGTTTTGGGTACTGCTGTTTGCTATGAAATTGTTTTAAAATATCTGTAAAATTGTTGCAGGTTCCTGTGAACATGGCATAAATTTGTCTGCTCGCAGCTGGCAGGAGAAAAAGCAACtgtaaaaaaaaagaattttgcATTTCGATTCGAACATTTTCAATCTTTCACAAACGAAATCAGttgtaaaaaaaaaagcaaaTCAGTATTCAAAAGTCATTACAAAGCCCAACCCAGTCAAGCAGTCCAACTTGACCAGCCCAAATGTCGAAATGCCAGTACGGCCCCCTACCGCCGCCGCTGTCCTCGTCCACCGCTACACCCGCAtcatcaccgccgccgccgcctcctcgccggCCTCCTTCCGCGCCCTCCTCCCCATCCACGCCCGCGCCATCGTCCTCGGAGTATCCGCGAACCCGGCCTTCGCCACCAGCCTCATCGCCGGCGTGGCGCCCGCCTCCCTCGCCTACGCACGCAGGGTGTTCGACGCCGCGCCTGTACGCGATGCCTACATGTGGAACACCCTCCTCCGCGTGCACGCCCACTCCCAGTCGTCGTACGCCGTCGACGCCCTCGCCCTCTACAAGCAGATGCGCGCCGCCGGCGTCGCGCCGGACCATTACACCTACCCGATCGTGCTCCCGGCTTGCGCGGCTGCGCGCCGGCCGCGGCTCGGGCGGGCCGCTCACGGCGACGCGGTGCGGTTCGCGCTCGCTGGGAACGGGTTCGTGCGCTGCACTCTCATTGCGATGTACTTCCAGGAAGGGGAGGTGGCAGACGCTGAGCTAGTCTTTGCGGAGAGCCATGGATCATCCCGGACGGTGGTGTCGTGGACGGCCATGGTTGCTGGCTACGTGCAAAACTACTTCTATGGGGAGGCACTTGCATTGTTTGGCACAATGGTTGCCGAGGGTGTACTTCCGAGTGAGATCACTCTGATCAGTTTCCTGCCCTGCTTGCAGGGCCAAGAATGGCTGAATGCCGGGGAAATGGTTCACGGGTTCGTGATCAAGTCGGGGTTTGATGCAAACATTCCATTGGCTAATGCCCTCGTTGCAATGTATGGGAAGTGCGGGAGCATTCCCATGGCAGAAGCTCTGTTTGAGGGAATGGCGGTACGCAGTCTGGTTTCTTGGAACACGATGGTTGCAATCTATGAGCAGCATGGTGATGTGGTTGAGGCAATCAAATTCTTTCGCAGGATGCTTACTGAGAAGGTGGAGTTTGATTGTGTGACTTTGGTCAGTGTTCTGTCTGCTTGTGCACGCTCAGGAGCCCTGGAGACTGGCAAATGGGTGCATGAGTTTGCCCGGAGTCATGTGCTTGACACAGATGCAAGGATTGGCAATGTTCTTGTCGACATGTATGCAAAGTGCGGCGAGATTGCTGATGCAAGGAGGGTCTTTGACTGTTTGCATGTGCGTGGTGTTGTGTCCTGGAGTGCCATGATAAATGCATATGCCAACTATGGGGATTCTGAGGAGGCTCTCAAGGTCTTCTGCCTGATGAAAAGTGAAGGGGTGAGACCAAATTCTTTCACATTCACTGCAGTTCTAGTGGCGTGTGGCCACTCAGGCCTTGTTAACGAAGGACTGAAGCATTTCAACAGCATCCTTTCTGACTACCAAATGTCGCCTACACTGGAGCACTATGCCTGCATGGTTGACATGCTAGGGCGAGCTGGTAGACTTGTGGAAGCATAT
This sequence is a window from Miscanthus floridulus cultivar M001 chromosome 10, ASM1932011v1, whole genome shotgun sequence. Protein-coding genes within it:
- the LOC136490265 gene encoding pentatricopeptide repeat-containing protein At3g12770-like, which produces MPVRPPTAAAVLVHRYTRIITAAAASSPASFRALLPIHARAIVLGVSANPAFATSLIAGVAPASLAYARRVFDAAPVRDAYMWNTLLRVHAHSQSSYAVDALALYKQMRAAGVAPDHYTYPIVLPACAAARRPRLGRAAHGDAVRFALAGNGFVRCTLIAMYFQEGEVADAELVFAESHGSSRTVVSWTAMVAGYVQNYFYGEALALFGTMVAEGVLPSEITLISFLPCLQGQEWLNAGEMVHGFVIKSGFDANIPLANALVAMYGKCGSIPMAEALFEGMAVRSLVSWNTMVAIYEQHGDVVEAIKFFRRMLTEKVEFDCVTLVSVLSACARSGALETGKWVHEFARSHVLDTDARIGNVLVDMYAKCGEIADARRVFDCLHVRGVVSWSAMINAYANYGDSEEALKVFCLMKSEGVRPNSFTFTAVLVACGHSGLVNEGLKHFNSILSDYQMSPTLEHYACMVDMLGRAGRLVEAYEIIRGMSLRPDKCVWGAFLGGCKLHGNLELAEFVAKDLFQSGSNDVTFYVLMSNMYFEAGMLEDAERIRRAMKEMELKKTAGRSAVNQ